In Argiope bruennichi chromosome 4, qqArgBrue1.1, whole genome shotgun sequence, the sequence CGCCGGTAGCTGATGGCGTGGCGCATACCGGCGACTGCAATCTCCGCCAAAGAGCACTTCCTCATGGGCGATATTCCGCCAGGTGAGAAGGCTAGcatgaaattccatttaaacCCAACATTCAGTTAGCCGGTTGCCGGCTCTTTAAATGGGTGAGGGAACTGTTTCACTCAAATGAGtggaaatccattttttttggtTGTCCTTTTAGGGAATTACTTCACTGATGCCcgattttaattttgcaattattacatttacaatCGGCATTTCTTCATCATTATGATGCTGTTCTTgtcagcatttttatattttccaatatgAACACAATAGCGAAATTTTCATCAAGGCGTAAAAATTATTAGCTAGACTGTTCATTTGCCTAATTTTTCTCTGATAATATCTTATTAAGTTACTTATTACTACTTCCTTATATTCTAGCAAAGAATTTgttgattttccatttttgttcttaaaagttaatgattttagttattaatgcttaaatattGATGGCTTCAGATTAATCGTGCTTTGAAGTAATTAATGTTACATTGTCTTTTGGTatacaaaaattcaccaaataCAAAAAATGGCATACAAAAACTTACTAAAAGCTATAACTTGCCACCATTATTTGTTtacatacaatatatttaaatatttgtccagggaaaaagaaaatatatttgtccCATTATCAACGGTAATTGTATTGGGTATCAAGGGTAAaggtaatttaaatatgcattatgaTAACATGCTTTAATAGAACAAGCATTACTACTTTACATCTAGAATTAACAGTTGAAATTTATCCAATGAGcctttaaaattttggaactgaTAAGCTGTAAGTGTATGAACTATAGCTATAAGTATAATGTGTATGaacatgtattttaatttttttttaaaactagtatTGTGCAGTTCTTAAAGGAAGGAAATTGCTTGTATAATGATGCGTGAATAGAATTCGGATAGAGGAtaagatttgtatttaaaaaatttttttcccctacatgatctgagaaattattttaccaattaattttaaattaaaggatggaaataattttaataatatggcaAATATTATATCTTATTGTGTGGTTAGTTgtaagttttcataaaaatgccatgcatttaaaattaagtataattcaCTGTATCACTGCATGACTATCACTGTATTATTGTATGATGGATTTGATATTGCAAATGAAATGTATgattagatatattaatttttaagttttctactggaattttttttgtcaatatttgttttatattttgatcaaaattaattactagagcaaagttaaattaaattttttcttgtaattataaaaaaattatattcaagttatttaatatgttgtttaatttcattcaagtatttttattgttaagtGTCTGTAACTATAGTAGGATGAATCaacttcatataattttattattaacttcaaTGAAATAAAGAAGTGGAGGCTATTTTAATTGTGTAACTTAAGCgtataaaagttttgttattcTGAATGTGATTTCTGAtggtttttcttatatttatgagTTTGCTtttgcttaattaaaatttttctcaatagGAAGAAGATCATGAGGCCTTTAAGGCATCTCATTCGCATCCGTGGGAGGAAATTCGGAATTCTGATGAGGATGATTCGTGTAAACCCGATGTCAAGGAATTTGCAGCACCCTTCTACACGAGTGGACGAGTTGATATGGGACAATATCTTACTAAACCTCAATTTGGATTAGGACAATTTTGTTTCGTATATGATGATCCATTGTATCTACCAGAACCACACTCTATTATGGTAAATCCTAGAGATTGCACATTGACTGATCCATTTCTCCATCCAAATTCTTCTCAAAAATTAATGCCAACAGAGCCACAAGTATTGCCAAAGCCTTACCATCCCTCTCAGGATCATGATTATTTCTCTATGAAAGAAGATGAAGTGAAAAATGACACGGAGAAACCTGAATCTTTCTGTGAAGGTTAGTAAATATATTCTATGAACACTGTTTTGTCGCAGTATCATTCATTATTGTTTACCTAGCAAGTGCATATCTCCtatttgatttttacaaatttaatgtaaatcttGATATGAAGATTTTATTGGCAGTAGTACTTTTTAAGGATTTGGAATGTACTTTATAAAAGGCTTGCCTTTTCATTTCAGGTTGGTTCAtctcatttacaatttttaaattgatttaaattataatttttaattttataattcagtaaCTTGATTATGATTTATGATTCAGATTTATACAAACTGTTCTAgtttaatatcttcaaaaaagtGTTTGTTTTTATGACTTGTGACTCAGTGTCATGCTTACTGTTGTATGATAATCAGGCAAACAcctatgaaaatgaatattattaattatgtaggtgtaataaaataacaggaacatatatatatatatatcttagatttttttagttttcaacaatattttttaattaaatatatttttaaatttaaaattgaattactttttgCTTCCTTCAGCCAAATGGCTTTGGAAGAAATATACTACTGTTGAAAAAGCTAATATGCCTAacaagtatatatttttcatgttgattattaataatgttctttattataattataagcaGATTGTTGTAAAGCATATGTTAAAAAAAGTACATTAGAAaggttaaacaaaataattcaattcgaGCAATTTCAAAAAGGCTTCATTGAAATAGTATGTAAGTTCTTTTAATGTTGACTATTCACCAGTGGTATGTAGTTGATTAAAATTCAACAGAAGCAAAAAGTGGCtttgattaaaatgtaaatatttaaatttcaaactgtcaatctgcattatttttctataagCTAATAATGTAATGAGAACCCTTGTCTTATGAAAATAGGTAtaggcatttatttttctatcagaaTCTTTTCTCCTACTGAATATCTTCATtgaatcattttatgaaatttattctgtaaAGTAGTTTTCTCTATCTTAGAGAAGGTTATGTTTATTTACATGGATTCTGattgatttattcaaaagttaataaattttacattgttttccTTGTGTAGTAGCTTTTAAtgtcaagttaaaaatattaatttgtgttGGCTAAtggtaattgaatttttttatttttagaagaccCAGATGTTGAGGTATgggaaatagaaaattttcttgacTCACAAGCTCTCCCAGCTCCTGTTCCAGAACAGTTACCTGTATATCGACCATTTAGGAAAGAAACCAGACGTTCATCTGCAAGAACTGCTGAAATAAGGCGAAGAGAACAGGCacgtaaaatttcaaatgctgtaCATGCCGTATTAAAAACTGGCAGGGTTCGAAGTACTAggcagtttaaaaatataaagccaAAGAATAGTGTTGAGACGACGCCATCTCAGTCTGACATAGAAGAATTTTATAGTCAACCAGTGAGACAGACATACTCAagaacaacaaagaaaaaaacatgcaaaGGAAGAATAGATCACAGTGAAAGTGAACGTCACCGCAGAGAAGTATTGCGAAGAAATTTTTCCTCTTTATGTGATTTGATACCTAATGAGTACCTTAGAGGTGATAAAGTATCTTCCCAGATATCTAAGCAAAAGATTCTGAATGGTGCTAAAAGTTACATTACAGCTGTACATTCTGCTAAAAGTTCCTACAAAACTCAATACCATCAAAACAGTTTACTTCGAGAACGATGGCAAAAAGTCCAAGCGAAACTACTAAAATCTTTAAAGAGGCagaaatgattttcaaaactCCTTTTCCATTTGTCTATATTCATTATTTGCCATGCTGTAATATAATGCATATTCATGttctcagtttttaatttttttttattaataaacgtAAGTCAATTTTATCTGTCTGTTCTAATTTCATAGTATTAACATTCATATACATGAATCCATCATATTAAGGcttaaatttttgatcaaatcTTATATCCATTTtcatatatacaaatatacatgATTGATATGCTTGTTAAGAAgtgcttatttttattagaattaaaccAGATAATATATTGTACTTATGCTATCCCTAGGTATCACTTATCTCTactaaaattacttaaaacagCATTTGTAAAGTGCTTCAACtgcaatttttctgttttaactttttaaaagtaacacgtattacaattatattttcagtattaatttattttttgagttcgataaaatataatattatataataatataataaatttcataaagttaTATTGGAATTATACTTgttatgcattataaattaatttgataaaaatgtatgttGGATGTTTGGGAAAACATTTCATTTGTCAAGTTTCATgctgcaactttaaaaaaaagttcaggaaaaagattcatgaaattttacttgtctaaatattattgaaattattgctgATGATAAGTCGGTACTCTATAAATGTTGAGACTGTACATCAATTTGTATGCTGGctaaatttttatcacaaaatatattcATGTGTGCTAATATTCAAAATGGCCAACTAAAGTAAAGTTCTAGCATGTAAGGTTCctaaagcttaaaaattatcCATCTTTATCAAAagtgttgatatttttaaaaataatgagagcATAAAGCTGGGATCAGTGAAAtctaaaatcataatattttatcgaTTTAACCTCATCATtggattttaatgaaatctgtttttgtagtaccatttttttttagtcaaatactatgaaaattatcaaatcaGTTACTTAATATATACTTCTCAACCATATATGttactggaaatatttttaaaattttctattttttaacaaagttgtgatagataaaaaaatgaatgattaataactataatacttaatttcatattgaagtaaatgctatttttaagtGTATTCCATGTTATTTAGTATACAAAtgtgaataattacaaataatttttctgaaaaaattacattaattgtcaaaatatgtGAAGGAATGTGCAGTAAAATTCTTGGAATTAATCTGAGTAATGAATGAAGTTATTAAGTGtcatctattcatttttttattaaatataacatttaatgtaGAATAatccaaaatatcaaaatttacctCGGAATGAAATCTTCAGAGAATCAGTATCAAGCATCTAGAtgttattgataataaatatataatagaacaATCTGtgttataacaaatatttaattcaaaatgtttttgttcaAGCTAAAAATACAGTTTTGTCTTATGTGAGGAAATAAATAATGTGCATAAGTTGATATATTGGGTACATAAGTTGCCATATTGGGCTtcatacattttgcaaaaataataataattttcagccAAGAACTAAATTTTGCCAAcgttaaaaatgccaaattcacatGCAGTTGAATGTTAcctattaattaatctttaagaaaattaggTATATGGTTAGCTTTATCACTACCTTTTCAATAAATTGTCTGCTGagtacaagtaattttttttttatatattgaaaaaaaaaaatccagaatggTTAATAATGAATAGACAGTGCTGTCGTTGGAACGATCATTATAACCACGACGATAATGGTATGCATTTCTAATGAAAGCGCTTTACGCCGTTGGTTCGTCAgattattagataattaatggCTTAGTCATCAGATGTGCTTTTACTTGAAATTGCAACTTGAATCATTTGTCATCTGACCCATCTCAGAATTTTGCGCGTctcgtcccaaaatatccctggAGTTGCTTAAAAACGAAACGCTATTTCAACTAAACCTCGACTCcattcattaataaagaaatcagatatatatttttgatattatgtattATCGTCGTAGATTGTTAATTcattcacataaaatttaaaattaatgcctGGCCTCATTCATATACAACGAGTTCTAGTTCGAGATGAAACACTAGAAAGATTAACAAAAAAGGCTCTTGCATTCTACTTCGCTAGCAAAAATAATCAAAGAGTCGTCTGAAAGataagtattttcaaattaaatgatatttctttatcCACAacctttcttcatattttgttttctattataCGAATACTTGGGGGGACGAAAATGCTACTTCAGTGGCAAAATGTTGATCGGTTTcgtaaaaaattgctttctttttaaatctgaggcgaatgaaaatgaataaagataaatttatgtgAATCAGGACTGATTCGGATGCATTTTTTTCTCCCGTCAGCAACAACACCAATGCATAAAAATagtctcaaatttaaatatttgaatatgattATTCATTGGGTAACAGTATCATATCTTCACTTTGATATTAGCCAAAAAAATCAGGAAGCGATAGAACAATATTATAATCATAGGTgtataaaacaatagaaaaatttcatatattcatcaTTTGACAGTCTTTCCTTTTTTCTCCCTTCAACccgccttttcttttttttatatacaaagaatACGACGAAGCTAAAAGAAAATGGGTATTTAAAAACCAATGGTTTGTAAGTATAAATGGTACCTTGGAcaggttttattttcatttcttttatcagaATCAAACATCTCTTCAAAAAGACCCATAAACGCACTAAGGTTTTATTTCCATAGCATTCGAAACAATATATATGCCCTTGTCATTCCACCACTAATGACTAAAAAATTAGATCTGTGATAAATATTGTCCAAGTAAAAGAGGTAGCGAAAAATACTTCCTTCACTACCCCCCCCCTCCTTGTTATATTTGActttaaatgaatagaattatATGTATACTTAAACTGAGCTATTTGATAACAATCCTAGAAATCATGCAATGTGTATTAGTAAAAGTAGAGCCTAAATTTGCCCACCTAACACTGAAGAGACGGTTAGGCGACTGGgcccttttttataa encodes:
- the LOC129967012 gene encoding uncharacterized protein LOC129967012; protein product: MTCAERTMAAMTMDLTAHLNSANCVTADLQIPMGPEFDETFHISSVDLFSLIEEDHEAFKASHSHPWEEIRNSDEDDSCKPDVKEFAAPFYTSGRVDMGQYLTKPQFGLGQFCFVYDDPLYLPEPHSIMVNPRDCTLTDPFLHPNSSQKLMPTEPQVLPKPYHPSQDHDYFSMKEDEVKNDTEKPESFCEEDPDVEVWEIENFLDSQALPAPVPEQLPVYRPFRKETRRSSARTAEIRRREQARKISNAVHAVLKTGRVRSTRQFKNIKPKNSVETTPSQSDIEEFYSQPVRQTYSRTTKKKTCKGRIDHSESERHRREVLRRNFSSLCDLIPNEYLRGDKVSSQISKQKILNGAKSYITAVHSAKSSYKTQYHQNSLLRERWQKVQAKLLKSLKRQK